A single Dunckerocampus dactyliophorus isolate RoL2022-P2 chromosome 2, RoL_Ddac_1.1, whole genome shotgun sequence DNA region contains:
- the LOC129177131 gene encoding caspase-8-like, whose product MSAKDTVQHNKISILTALCGDYRLILNKVHANDLVTAREYNNLKSICKEDVEGHVVELVDKILNKGEDTCRAFLSLLQTDEDVKATFPQLRNLTLIGSHPPHKPAQASCSDGEEKDEQYQITHCPVGICLIINNVDFFDGTTRSGSDRDANCLAEVFGWLGFRVLMCKNQTKQQMEDTLEIFSSLSDAAKLQDLNAKEFCGSGFTDLRDAPEHGDVFVCCVLSHGAKGVVLGVDFQSVPIKQMTRTFKASDQSPLTGRPKVFVIQACQGVLMQRGVLLPELQTDDCLFIPEEADILIAVATVEDCKAMRHKKHGSWFIQSVCKHLKEGCPRGEDMVAILHHVNDEVSQQEASRVAGEKKQMPEVRFTLRKKLVLSPQHI is encoded by the exons ATGTCAGCCAAAGACACGgtgcaacacaacaaaatatccATCCTCACGGCGTTGTGCGGCGACTACCGGTTGATCCTCAACAAAGTTCATGCGAACGACCTGGTGACCGCCCGAGAGTACAACAACCTCAAAAGTATCTGCAAAGAGGACGTAGAGGGCCATGTGGTGGAACTTGTGGATAAAATCCTAAACAAGGGAGAGGACACCTGCCGTGCTTTCCTGAGTCTCCTGCAAACAGACGAAGACGTTAAGGCCACTTTCCCACAGCTGAGGAACTTAACACTGATCGGCAGCCACCCACCGCACAAGCCCGCTCAAGCATCGTGTTCAG ATGGAGAGGAGAAG GATGAGCAGTACCAAATAACACACTGTCCCGTTGGCATCTGTTTGATAATAAACAACGTGGATTTCTTTGACGGCACCACAAGAAGTGGATCCGACAGAGATGCAA ATTGTTTGGCCGAGGTGTTCGGCTGGCTTGGGTTCCGAGTGCTGATGTGTAAAAaccaaacaaagcaacagatGGAAGACACGCTGGAGATCTTTAGTTCTCTGAGCGACGCTGCAAAGCTGCAGGATTTGAACGCCAAGGAGTTCTGCGGCAGTGGATTCACTGATCTTCGGGACGCCCCTGAACATGGCGACGTCTTTGTTTGCTGTGTTCTCAGTCACGGGGCAAAGGGCGTCGTCCTTGGGGTTGATTTCCAAAGTGTCCCCATTAAACAAATGACTAGAACTTTCAAGGCAAGTGACCAGTCACCCCTCACTGGCAGGCCCAAAGTGTTCGTGATCCAGGCTTGCCAGGGCGTTCTCATGCAACGTGGCGTGTTGTTACCTGAACTTCAGACGGATGATTGCCTTTTCATTCCCGAGGAAGCTGATATCCTCATTGCCGTGGCAACTGTTGAGGATTGCAAAGCAATGAGGCACAAAAAACATGGCAGCTGGTTCATCCAGTCTGTGTGTAAGCACCTGAAGGAGGGCTGTCCCAG GGGTGAAGACATGGTCGCCATCCTCCACCATGTGAATGACGAAGTAAGCCAGCAAGAGGCCTCCCGAGTAGCTGGTGAAAAGAAGCAAATGCCGGAGGTTCGATTCACCCTGAGGAAGAAACTTGTGTTGTCACCGCAGCACATCTGA
- the catip gene encoding ciliogenesis-associated TTC17-interacting protein isoform X1, whose product MEALQKDESPPLSIEGTGRGPTELRASDEAITLMSSIEPSELPKCVFADSLVTVSEGGRDLGRFCVTVEFARRGRRPCMLLHAQSQGAIDDSPCGTTVTAYLTADLEVLEEDYHEYVKLEGHTVDKRCHMVQRDGKMVIEKVTTAGKVRCETEHYTEVTRESVSYSMSVLRGLITEGSNLLLMRLIALRKKVPEHMNCITFDQKLRIIRTTFRELEQKTMEIEGETVEVFGVERIIHSVDDSPITWQCCLLPDGHLASRVQVGSPVMMRLLQLPSQKEEEFGKIPLVWEEDLQMRSKFLDRKEELKADHASYLREHPEIRALISDFLQFLLLKKPDDVFQFAREYFLPFTPHSTSDTSLDTSTQ is encoded by the exons ATGGAGGCTCTCCAAAAGGACGAGAGTCCACCTCTTTCCATTGAGGGGACCGGGCGAGGTCCTACGGAGTTGAGAGCCTCGGATGAAGCTATCACTTTGATGTCCAGCATTG AGCCCTCGGAGCTGCCAAAGTGCGTGTTTGCAGACTCTCTGGTGACTGTGTCAGAAGGTGGTCGAGATTTGGGGAGGTTCTGCGTGACCGTGGAGTTTGCCCGCAGGGGCCGGCGGCCTTGTATGCTGCTCCATGCACAAAGCCAGGGGGCCATCGACGACTCCCCCTGTGGAACAACAGTGACAG CATACCTCACCGCTGACCTGGAAGTGCTGGAGGAAGACTACCACGAGTATGTCAAG CTTGAGGGACACACTGTGGACAAGCGCTGTCACATGGTGCAACGAGATGGAAAGATGGTAATTGAGAAAGTTACTACTGCTGGAAAGGTGAGATGTGAAACAGAGCATTACACG gAGGTGACAAGGGAGAGTGTTTCCTATTCCATGTCTGTCCTCAGAGGGCTTATAACCGAGGGTTCCAACCTCCTGCTCATGCGTCTTATTGCTTTGAGGAAGAAAGTGCCAGAGCACATGAACTGCATCACCTTTGACCAGAAATTACGCATCATCCGCACTACCTTT CGCGAGCTGGAACAGAAGACGATGGAGATTGAGGGTGAAACTGTGGAGGTATTCGGGGTGGAGCGGATAATTCATTCTGTGGATGACAGCCCTATAACATGGCAGTGCTGCCTTCTGCCTGATGG GCATCTTGCTAGCAGAGTGCAGGTGGGATCTCCGGTCATGATGAGGCTCCTACAGCTGCCGTCACAGAAAGAAGAAG AGTTTGGGAAAATCCCCCTGGTTTGGGAAGAAGATCTACAGATGCGCTCCAAGTTCCTGGACAGAAAG GAGGAGCTGAAGGCTGACCATGCCTCATACTTGAGAGAGCATCCAGAGATCCGTGCCCTCATATCTGACTTCCTGCAGTtcctgctattaaagaaaccagatGATGTATTCCAGTTTGCCAGAGAATACTTCCTCCCCTTCACCCCTCACAGTACCTCAGACACAAGCCTAGACACTTCAACACAATGA
- the LOC129177459 gene encoding granulocyte-macrophage colony-stimulating factor receptor subunit alpha-like isoform X3 — MKLSPVRAAVCYRLLILWAFQCAEATNPEVCQDEKSIDNLQVLSSSSPEYDLVDIEENTNFCCSLYPTNILNCSWSFLDLQQDAQLCVYISVCDNTSTVRPLRLVSEEHLGSTSMALKEHEMLHVILHFNVSLQHTWAVYSYVYDTEMMEVLPPPGNISASVRDEGLVVTWQVPCSRAYYNPSCFEYQLEVGDEEKPKVLSSQLSYTIPNVDPSSTYGVRVRARKMFACLGSPQWSHWSNTVSWQRFSTPQFPALH; from the exons ATGAAGCTGTCTCCTGTTCGTGCAGCAGTTTGCTACCGTCTGCTGATTCTCTGGGCTTTTCAGTGTG CAGAGGCCACCAATCCCGAGGTCTGCCAGGATGAAAAATCGATTGATAAC CTCCAAGTGTTGAGTTCCTCAAGCCCAGAGTATGACTTGGTGGACATTGAGGAGAACACAAACTTCTGCTGCTCCCTTTACCCAACAAATATACTCAACTGCTCCTGGTCCTTCCTTGATTTACAGCAGGATGCTCAGCTGTGTGTTTATATCAG TGTTTGTGACAACACCAGCACAGTTCGTCCCCTGAGGCTTGTGTCTGAAGAACATTTGGGATCAACGTCCATGGCTCTGAAGGAACATGAGATGCTGCATGTCATCTTGCATTTCAACGTGTCCTTGCAACACACGTGGGCAGTCTACAGCTACGTGTACGACACTGAAATGATGG AGGTTTTGCCTCCACCTGGAAACATCTCCGCTTCAGTCAGAGATGAAGGCCTGGTGGTGACCTGGCAGGTGCCCTGCAGTCGTGCTTACTACAACCCCTCATGTTTTGAATACCAGCTGGAAGTGGGAGACGAG GAAAAACCAAAAGTCCTGAGCAGCCAGTTGTCTTATACTATCCCGAACGTTGATCCATCTTCCACCTATGGCGTGAGGGTCCGGGCCAGGAAAATGTTTGCTTGTTTAGGATCACCACAATGGAGCCACTGGAGTAACACTGTCA gttggcAGAGGTTCTCTACCCCACAATTCCCCGCCCTCCATTAA
- the catip gene encoding ciliogenesis-associated TTC17-interacting protein isoform X2, with amino-acid sequence MEALQKDESPPLSIEGTGRGPTELRASDEAITLMSSIEPSELPKCVFADSLVTVSEGGRDLGRFCVTVEFARRGRRPCMLLHAQSQGAIDDSPCGTTVTAYLTADLEVLEEDYHEYVKLEGHTVDKRCHMVQRDGKMVIEKVTTAGKEVTRESVSYSMSVLRGLITEGSNLLLMRLIALRKKVPEHMNCITFDQKLRIIRTTFRELEQKTMEIEGETVEVFGVERIIHSVDDSPITWQCCLLPDGHLASRVQVGSPVMMRLLQLPSQKEEEFGKIPLVWEEDLQMRSKFLDRKEELKADHASYLREHPEIRALISDFLQFLLLKKPDDVFQFAREYFLPFTPHSTSDTSLDTSTQ; translated from the exons ATGGAGGCTCTCCAAAAGGACGAGAGTCCACCTCTTTCCATTGAGGGGACCGGGCGAGGTCCTACGGAGTTGAGAGCCTCGGATGAAGCTATCACTTTGATGTCCAGCATTG AGCCCTCGGAGCTGCCAAAGTGCGTGTTTGCAGACTCTCTGGTGACTGTGTCAGAAGGTGGTCGAGATTTGGGGAGGTTCTGCGTGACCGTGGAGTTTGCCCGCAGGGGCCGGCGGCCTTGTATGCTGCTCCATGCACAAAGCCAGGGGGCCATCGACGACTCCCCCTGTGGAACAACAGTGACAG CATACCTCACCGCTGACCTGGAAGTGCTGGAGGAAGACTACCACGAGTATGTCAAG CTTGAGGGACACACTGTGGACAAGCGCTGTCACATGGTGCAACGAGATGGAAAGATGGTAATTGAGAAAGTTACTACTGCTGGAAAG gAGGTGACAAGGGAGAGTGTTTCCTATTCCATGTCTGTCCTCAGAGGGCTTATAACCGAGGGTTCCAACCTCCTGCTCATGCGTCTTATTGCTTTGAGGAAGAAAGTGCCAGAGCACATGAACTGCATCACCTTTGACCAGAAATTACGCATCATCCGCACTACCTTT CGCGAGCTGGAACAGAAGACGATGGAGATTGAGGGTGAAACTGTGGAGGTATTCGGGGTGGAGCGGATAATTCATTCTGTGGATGACAGCCCTATAACATGGCAGTGCTGCCTTCTGCCTGATGG GCATCTTGCTAGCAGAGTGCAGGTGGGATCTCCGGTCATGATGAGGCTCCTACAGCTGCCGTCACAGAAAGAAGAAG AGTTTGGGAAAATCCCCCTGGTTTGGGAAGAAGATCTACAGATGCGCTCCAAGTTCCTGGACAGAAAG GAGGAGCTGAAGGCTGACCATGCCTCATACTTGAGAGAGCATCCAGAGATCCGTGCCCTCATATCTGACTTCCTGCAGTtcctgctattaaagaaaccagatGATGTATTCCAGTTTGCCAGAGAATACTTCCTCCCCTTCACCCCTCACAGTACCTCAGACACAAGCCTAGACACTTCAACACAATGA
- the LOC129177459 gene encoding granulocyte-macrophage colony-stimulating factor receptor subunit alpha-like isoform X4, giving the protein MKLSPVRAAVCYRLLILWAFQCAEATNPEVCQDEKSIDNLQVLSSSSPEYDLVDIEENTNFCCSLYPTNILNCSWSFLDLQQDAQLCVYISVCDNTSTVRPLRLVSEEHLGSTSMALKEHEMLHVILHFNVSLQHTWAVYSYVYDTEMMEVLPPPGNISASVRDEGLVVTWQVPCSRAYYNPSCFEYQLEVGDEEKPKVLSSQLSYTIPNVDPSSTYGVRVRARKMFACLGSPQWSHWSNT; this is encoded by the exons ATGAAGCTGTCTCCTGTTCGTGCAGCAGTTTGCTACCGTCTGCTGATTCTCTGGGCTTTTCAGTGTG CAGAGGCCACCAATCCCGAGGTCTGCCAGGATGAAAAATCGATTGATAAC CTCCAAGTGTTGAGTTCCTCAAGCCCAGAGTATGACTTGGTGGACATTGAGGAGAACACAAACTTCTGCTGCTCCCTTTACCCAACAAATATACTCAACTGCTCCTGGTCCTTCCTTGATTTACAGCAGGATGCTCAGCTGTGTGTTTATATCAG TGTTTGTGACAACACCAGCACAGTTCGTCCCCTGAGGCTTGTGTCTGAAGAACATTTGGGATCAACGTCCATGGCTCTGAAGGAACATGAGATGCTGCATGTCATCTTGCATTTCAACGTGTCCTTGCAACACACGTGGGCAGTCTACAGCTACGTGTACGACACTGAAATGATGG AGGTTTTGCCTCCACCTGGAAACATCTCCGCTTCAGTCAGAGATGAAGGCCTGGTGGTGACCTGGCAGGTGCCCTGCAGTCGTGCTTACTACAACCCCTCATGTTTTGAATACCAGCTGGAAGTGGGAGACGAG GAAAAACCAAAAGTCCTGAGCAGCCAGTTGTCTTATACTATCCCGAACGTTGATCCATCTTCCACCTATGGCGTGAGGGTCCGGGCCAGGAAAATGTTTGCTTGTTTAGGATCACCACAATGGAGCCACTGGAGTAACACT TGA
- the LOC129177459 gene encoding interleukin-5 receptor subunit alpha-like isoform X1 has translation MKLSPVRAAVCYRLLILWAFQCEATNPEVCQDEKSIDNLQVLSSSSPEYDLVDIEENTNFCCSLYPTNILNCSWSFLDLQQDAQLCVYISVCDNTSTVRPLRLVSEEHLGSTSMALKEHEMLHVILHFNVSLQHTWAVYSYVYDTEMMEVLPPPGNISASVRDEGLVVTWQVPCSRAYYNPSCFEYQLEVGDEEKPKVLSSQLSYTIPNVDPSSTYGVRVRARKMFACLGSPQWSHWSNTVMIEQSCETINITVIVLITLGIPMILLALLLFFRHQRLAEVLYPTIPRPPLKYKHFLEEINSFNVGARLHTLCIYSHASKHTLRPSPFLFQFYHPAPSVKCEEITLVEETEPKPGKTF, from the exons ATGAAGCTGTCTCCTGTTCGTGCAGCAGTTTGCTACCGTCTGCTGATTCTCTGGGCTTTTCAGTGTG AGGCCACCAATCCCGAGGTCTGCCAGGATGAAAAATCGATTGATAAC CTCCAAGTGTTGAGTTCCTCAAGCCCAGAGTATGACTTGGTGGACATTGAGGAGAACACAAACTTCTGCTGCTCCCTTTACCCAACAAATATACTCAACTGCTCCTGGTCCTTCCTTGATTTACAGCAGGATGCTCAGCTGTGTGTTTATATCAG TGTTTGTGACAACACCAGCACAGTTCGTCCCCTGAGGCTTGTGTCTGAAGAACATTTGGGATCAACGTCCATGGCTCTGAAGGAACATGAGATGCTGCATGTCATCTTGCATTTCAACGTGTCCTTGCAACACACGTGGGCAGTCTACAGCTACGTGTACGACACTGAAATGATGG AGGTTTTGCCTCCACCTGGAAACATCTCCGCTTCAGTCAGAGATGAAGGCCTGGTGGTGACCTGGCAGGTGCCCTGCAGTCGTGCTTACTACAACCCCTCATGTTTTGAATACCAGCTGGAAGTGGGAGACGAG GAAAAACCAAAAGTCCTGAGCAGCCAGTTGTCTTATACTATCCCGAACGTTGATCCATCTTCCACCTATGGCGTGAGGGTCCGGGCCAGGAAAATGTTTGCTTGTTTAGGATCACCACAATGGAGCCACTGGAGTAACACTGTCA TGATCGAGCAGTCATGCGAAACAATCAACATTACGGTGATTGTCTTAATTACACTTGGAATACCCATGATCCTTCTggctttgctgctgtttttccgTCATCAGAG gttggcAGAGGTTCTCTACCCCACAATTCCCCGCCCTCCATTAAAGTACAAACACTTCCTGGAAGAAATCAACTCATTCAATGTAGGGGCACGTCTGCACACACTGTGCATCTACAGCCACGCATCGAAACACACACTCAGGCCATCGCCTTTTCTTTTCCAGTTTTATCATCCGGCTCCCTCGGTGAAGTGTGAGGAAATCACGCTGGTGGAGGAAACGGAGCCAAAGCCTGGAAAGACATTTTAG
- the LOC129177459 gene encoding interleukin-5 receptor subunit alpha-like isoform X2 — protein MKLSPVRAAVCYRLLILWAFQCAEATNPEVCQDEKSIDNLQVLSSSSPEYDLVDIEENTNFCCSLYPTNILNCSWSFLDLQQDAQLCVYISVCDNTSTVRPLRLVSEEHLGSTSMALKEHEMLHVILHFNVSLQHTWAVYSYVYDTEMMEVLPPPGNISASVRDEGLVVTWQVPCSRAYYNPSCFEYQLEVGDEEKPKVLSSQLSYTIPNVDPSSTYGVRVRARKMFACLGSPQWSHWSNTVMIEQSCETINITVIVLITLGIPMILLALLLFFRHQRLAEVLYPTIPRPPLKYKHFLEEINSFNFYHPAPSVKCEEITLVEETEPKPGKTF, from the exons ATGAAGCTGTCTCCTGTTCGTGCAGCAGTTTGCTACCGTCTGCTGATTCTCTGGGCTTTTCAGTGTG CAGAGGCCACCAATCCCGAGGTCTGCCAGGATGAAAAATCGATTGATAAC CTCCAAGTGTTGAGTTCCTCAAGCCCAGAGTATGACTTGGTGGACATTGAGGAGAACACAAACTTCTGCTGCTCCCTTTACCCAACAAATATACTCAACTGCTCCTGGTCCTTCCTTGATTTACAGCAGGATGCTCAGCTGTGTGTTTATATCAG TGTTTGTGACAACACCAGCACAGTTCGTCCCCTGAGGCTTGTGTCTGAAGAACATTTGGGATCAACGTCCATGGCTCTGAAGGAACATGAGATGCTGCATGTCATCTTGCATTTCAACGTGTCCTTGCAACACACGTGGGCAGTCTACAGCTACGTGTACGACACTGAAATGATGG AGGTTTTGCCTCCACCTGGAAACATCTCCGCTTCAGTCAGAGATGAAGGCCTGGTGGTGACCTGGCAGGTGCCCTGCAGTCGTGCTTACTACAACCCCTCATGTTTTGAATACCAGCTGGAAGTGGGAGACGAG GAAAAACCAAAAGTCCTGAGCAGCCAGTTGTCTTATACTATCCCGAACGTTGATCCATCTTCCACCTATGGCGTGAGGGTCCGGGCCAGGAAAATGTTTGCTTGTTTAGGATCACCACAATGGAGCCACTGGAGTAACACTGTCA TGATCGAGCAGTCATGCGAAACAATCAACATTACGGTGATTGTCTTAATTACACTTGGAATACCCATGATCCTTCTggctttgctgctgtttttccgTCATCAGAG gttggcAGAGGTTCTCTACCCCACAATTCCCCGCCCTCCATTAAAGTACAAACACTTCCTGGAAGAAATCAACTCATTCAAT TTTTATCATCCGGCTCCCTCGGTGAAGTGTGAGGAAATCACGCTGGTGGAGGAAACGGAGCCAAAGCCTGGAAAGACATTTTAG